A window from Alphaproteobacteria bacterium encodes these proteins:
- a CDS encoding 2-hydroxymuconate tautomerase, with amino-acid sequence MPIIEVNMLEGRTDEQKRAMVSSMTEAVIKSLDVPPQSVRIMIREMEPRHYAIGGVMRDASG; translated from the coding sequence ATGCCGATAATCGAAGTGAACATGCTTGAAGGACGCACTGACGAGCAGAAGCGCGCCATGGTCAGCAGCATGACCGAGGCCGTGATCAAATCGCTGGACGTCCCACCCCAGTCGGTGCGGATCATGATCCGTGAAATGGAACCGCGCCATTATGCGATCGGCGGGGTGATGCGCGACGCGTCCGGCTAG
- a CDS encoding NAD(P)-dependent oxidoreductase: MLPLMMDIATVPVAVIGQGSKALMRLEQVEAAGAHDNITVFAKEADDALAAAAGERLIRDWPGAARMGEFRIAFIAGIDESLAREFATLARRHRVLVNVEDLRPFCDFFMPSLIRRGDLLIAVSTAGKSPALGQRIREAISGRFGVEWAARLDEMARLREAWRRDGHDPASVRRLSEKHITEQEWLT; the protein is encoded by the coding sequence ATGCTGCCCCTGATGATGGATATCGCGACCGTGCCCGTCGCCGTGATCGGCCAGGGCAGCAAGGCGCTGATGCGTCTCGAACAGGTGGAGGCCGCTGGCGCACATGACAACATCACGGTGTTCGCGAAAGAGGCCGACGACGCGCTGGCGGCGGCTGCCGGCGAACGCCTCATCCGCGACTGGCCGGGGGCGGCCCGAATGGGCGAATTCCGGATCGCCTTTATTGCCGGGATCGACGAAAGTCTCGCCCGCGAGTTTGCCACCCTTGCGCGCCGCCATCGGGTGCTGGTCAATGTCGAGGATTTGCGCCCGTTCTGCGACTTTTTCATGCCGTCCCTGATCCGCCGGGGAGATCTCCTGATCGCGGTCTCGACGGCGGGCAAGAGCCCGGCGTTGGGTCAGCGCATCCGGGAGGCGATTTCCGGACGCTTCGGAGTCGAATGGGCGGCGCGGCTTGACGAGATGGCCCGTCTGCGCGAGGCCTGGCGGCGTGACGGCCATGACCCGGCCAGCGTGCGCCGGCTTTCCGAAAAACACATCACCGAACAGGAGTGGCTGACATGA
- the cysD gene encoding sulfate adenylyltransferase subunit CysD, translated as MNHLDQLESQSIFIIREAFHSFDELAMLWSLGKDSNVMLWLARKAFFGHVPFPLIHIDTGRKFPEMYAFRDRFEKEWELDLIRGDCPPVEEMDPDLPPATRSAARKTAGLRKLLDERKFTGIFAGIRRDEQATRAKERVFSPRGEDAGWDVRNQPPEFWDQFKTEFAPGTHLRIHPLLHWTEIDIWRYIQREKIPVIDLYFARDGKRYRSLGDKDITFPVDSNAVTIEEIIEELETTKVAERSGRAMDHESEDSFERLRAAGYM; from the coding sequence ATGAACCATCTCGACCAGCTTGAAAGCCAGAGCATCTTCATCATTCGCGAAGCGTTTCACAGTTTCGACGAGCTCGCCATGCTGTGGTCGCTCGGCAAGGATTCAAATGTCATGCTGTGGCTGGCGCGAAAGGCGTTCTTCGGTCACGTCCCGTTTCCCCTGATCCATATCGATACTGGCCGGAAATTTCCGGAGATGTATGCGTTTCGTGACCGCTTTGAAAAGGAATGGGAGCTGGACCTGATCCGGGGTGACTGCCCGCCCGTGGAAGAGATGGACCCCGATCTGCCGCCCGCGACACGCTCGGCCGCCCGCAAGACGGCAGGACTGCGCAAGCTGCTGGATGAGCGCAAGTTTACCGGAATCTTTGCCGGTATCCGGCGTGATGAACAGGCGACGCGTGCCAAGGAACGCGTATTCAGTCCGCGGGGTGAGGACGCAGGCTGGGATGTGCGCAACCAGCCGCCCGAATTCTGGGACCAGTTCAAGACCGAATTCGCGCCCGGCACCCATCTCCGGATCCATCCGCTCCTGCACTGGACGGAAATCGATATCTGGCGCTACATCCAGCGCGAAAAAATTCCCGTGATCGATCTGTATTTCGCCAGGGATGGCAAGCGCTACCGTTCGTTGGGCGACAAGGACATCACCTTCCCGGTGGACAGCAACGCCGTCACAATCGAGGAAATCATCGAAGAGCTCGAGACGACCAAGGTCGCTGAACGGTCGGGTCGGGCTATGGACCATGAAAGCGAGGACTCTTTCGAGCGTCTTCGTGCAGCCGGGTACATGTAA
- a CDS encoding phosphoadenylyl-sulfate reductase has product MTPTNAKHSGLERTSPTPDLDALRRAYGHLDGKALLEVMIRDVFPGRIALSSSFGAEAVVLLDLVAQVDPATPVLVIDTLKLFPETYAYIEMVTKRLGLTDVRRLKPDAARLRRWDPDGNLWETEPDSCCHIRKVVPLDAALPEFDAWITGRKRFHGGQRSDLPVIEFMDGQFKINPLAPWSQAEIDAAFAERDLPAHPLVAEGYLSIGCQTCTRRVVGGEEVRAGRWAGSSKNECGIHLGREQAAAVSSPQSQIGQRQDDR; this is encoded by the coding sequence ATGACCCCGACCAACGCCAAACATTCGGGTCTAGAGCGGACATCGCCGACCCCCGATCTCGACGCGTTGCGCCGGGCCTACGGGCATCTCGACGGCAAGGCGCTTCTCGAGGTGATGATTCGGGATGTGTTTCCCGGCCGGATCGCGCTCAGCTCCAGCTTCGGGGCCGAGGCAGTGGTGTTGCTCGATCTCGTCGCGCAGGTCGATCCGGCGACACCGGTCCTGGTGATCGACACGCTGAAGCTGTTTCCCGAGACTTATGCCTATATCGAGATGGTCACGAAGCGGCTGGGCCTGACCGATGTCCGCCGCCTGAAGCCCGATGCCGCCCGGCTGAGGCGCTGGGACCCTGACGGCAATCTCTGGGAAACGGAGCCGGACAGTTGCTGCCATATTCGCAAGGTGGTGCCGCTCGACGCGGCGCTGCCTGAATTCGACGCCTGGATCACCGGGCGCAAGCGGTTTCACGGCGGTCAGCGGTCTGACCTGCCGGTGATCGAATTCATGGATGGCCAATTCAAGATCAACCCGCTCGCGCCCTGGAGCCAGGCGGAGATCGATGCCGCTTTCGCCGAACGTGACCTGCCGGCCCATCCGCTCGTGGCGGAAGGCTATCTCTCGATCGGGTGCCAGACCTGCACCCGTCGGGTGGTGGGCGGCGAAGAGGTCCGTGCCGGGCGTTGGGCGGGCTCCAGCAAGAACGAATGCGGCATTCATTTGGGCCGCGAGCAGGCGGCGGCAGTTTCGTCGCCGCAATCACAAATCGGGCAAAGACAGGACGACAGATGA
- a CDS encoding ATP-dependent DNA helicase — protein MDTSASSSSPPRTTGRPPDPATLPVLIAGFQAATWLTGDGETADLSPTEATRYARATAPLLCHGLATARRIGADPFPAYDLLELFAFVRPAHFTVPTPAGVAEAVGLTPGQDRARQAAGLRQAAQRLLTELSTLPPDDRKRARGLAARMAGAGWPWGSMVLAALGPGEEIDQAFGVWQVLEDWHEEAPPPPPQDAPVSAEDARARLAGLLGPGAEQRPAQEDYAAALAPAFQPRRQEGAPRAVLAEAGTGIGKTAGYLAPAGLWARRNGWPVWISTYTRNLQHQLDGELDRLFPDAAEKSRRTVVRKGRENYLCLLNYEEATAALAARNAGAGARDVIALGLVARWIGATRSGDMVGGDFPNWLSTLLGWRNTVALTDSRGECTYSACTHYRRCFIESSIRRARRADIVVANHALVMSQAALGQGEERFLPTRYVFDEGHHLFNAADSAFSLHLTGIEGREFRRWLLGAEGGRGRRGGGRARGLARRVGDLVMDNAAAEEALGAIRRQAARLPGENWLARLASGTPQGPFEAFLAELRVLVHARATRRQAAYSLEAEIVDPPDALLEAASDLEAALGELRQPLTQLKQSLARTLENRTAELDTPTRLRIDAAIRGLGRRADGLVAGWRDMLRSLREGSPEAFVEWAAIDRSEQRDSDVGLHRHWLDPTLPFIETLAVPAHGIVVTSATLRDSDEAEDEGWTGALQRTGFAHLVEPAARLSAPSPFDYGDLTRVLVVTDVARDDPDQIAAAFRALFAAARGGGLGLFTAISRLRQTYERLAPALESENLPLYAQHVDAMDTTTLVDVFRAEHDACLLGTDALRDGIDVPGPSLRLIVFDRVPWPRPDVLHRHRRAAFGGARYDDALVRLRLKQAYGRLVRRKDDRGCFVLLDSRMPSRLASAFPSSVEIERVGIREAVRIVAETTHPG, from the coding sequence ATGGATACGTCTGCCTCATCTTCCTCGCCACCCCGAACGACGGGCCGGCCGCCGGACCCCGCGACGCTACCGGTCCTGATCGCCGGATTCCAGGCCGCCACCTGGCTGACCGGCGACGGCGAGACGGCCGATCTCAGCCCCACGGAAGCGACCCGATACGCACGGGCGACCGCGCCCCTTCTCTGCCACGGGCTTGCGACGGCCCGGCGCATCGGCGCCGACCCGTTCCCCGCCTACGACCTTCTGGAGCTTTTTGCCTTCGTCCGCCCGGCGCATTTCACCGTACCCACCCCGGCCGGCGTGGCGGAAGCCGTGGGGCTCACCCCGGGTCAGGATCGCGCGAGACAGGCCGCTGGTCTCCGCCAGGCAGCGCAACGCCTTCTGACGGAGCTCTCGACACTCCCGCCAGACGATCGAAAACGCGCGCGTGGCCTGGCGGCGCGCATGGCCGGCGCCGGTTGGCCCTGGGGCAGCATGGTTCTGGCGGCGCTCGGCCCGGGCGAGGAGATCGATCAGGCATTCGGAGTCTGGCAGGTCCTCGAGGACTGGCACGAAGAGGCCCCGCCCCCGCCACCTCAGGACGCGCCGGTTTCGGCCGAGGACGCCCGGGCACGCCTCGCCGGGCTTCTGGGGCCCGGGGCCGAGCAACGCCCGGCGCAGGAAGATTACGCCGCCGCGCTGGCGCCGGCCTTTCAGCCGCGCCGCCAGGAGGGCGCGCCCCGCGCCGTCCTGGCCGAGGCAGGCACCGGCATCGGCAAGACCGCCGGTTATCTGGCCCCGGCCGGGCTCTGGGCCCGGCGCAACGGCTGGCCCGTCTGGATCTCGACCTATACGCGCAATCTCCAGCATCAACTCGACGGCGAGCTGGACCGGCTGTTTCCGGATGCGGCAGAAAAATCCCGCCGCACCGTCGTACGCAAGGGGCGCGAGAATTACCTTTGCCTTCTCAATTACGAGGAAGCGACGGCGGCGCTGGCGGCGCGGAATGCGGGCGCCGGTGCGCGCGATGTCATTGCGCTCGGCCTTGTGGCGCGCTGGATCGGCGCGACGCGGAGCGGAGACATGGTGGGCGGCGATTTCCCCAACTGGCTTTCCACCCTGCTTGGCTGGCGCAACACGGTGGCGCTGACAGACAGCCGCGGCGAATGCACCTATTCAGCCTGCACCCATTACAGGCGCTGCTTCATCGAAAGCTCGATCCGGCGCGCGCGGCGCGCCGATATCGTCGTCGCCAATCATGCGCTGGTGATGTCCCAGGCTGCCCTTGGCCAGGGCGAGGAGAGATTCCTGCCGACCCGCTATGTGTTCGACGAGGGTCATCATCTCTTTAACGCGGCCGACAGCGCCTTTTCCCTTCATCTCACAGGGATCGAAGGGCGCGAATTTCGCCGCTGGCTGCTGGGCGCCGAGGGCGGCCGAGGTCGCCGGGGAGGTGGCCGGGCGCGTGGCCTTGCGCGGCGGGTCGGCGATCTTGTGATGGACAATGCGGCGGCCGAAGAAGCACTCGGGGCCATCCGCCGGCAGGCCGCAAGGCTGCCGGGCGAGAACTGGCTCGCGCGGCTCGCGAGCGGCACACCGCAGGGTCCGTTCGAGGCCTTCCTCGCCGAACTGCGCGTCCTCGTGCATGCCCGCGCCACCCGCCGCCAGGCCGCCTATTCGCTTGAAGCCGAGATCGTCGATCCGCCAGATGCGTTGCTGGAGGCGGCGAGCGATCTCGAGGCGGCGCTGGGCGAGTTGCGCCAGCCGCTCACCCAGTTGAAGCAATCCCTGGCGCGGACGCTCGAGAACCGGACGGCCGAACTCGACACCCCCACGCGGCTGAGGATTGACGCGGCAATTCGCGGCCTCGGACGGCGAGCCGACGGGCTGGTGGCGGGCTGGCGCGACATGCTGCGATCGCTTCGGGAAGGCTCCCCCGAAGCCTTTGTCGAATGGGCCGCGATCGACCGGTCGGAGCAGCGCGACAGCGACGTGGGGCTTCATCGTCACTGGCTCGATCCGACATTGCCCTTTATCGAAACCCTTGCCGTCCCCGCGCACGGCATCGTCGTCACCTCGGCAACTTTGCGCGACAGTGACGAGGCGGAGGACGAGGGCTGGACCGGCGCGTTGCAGCGCACGGGCTTTGCCCATCTCGTGGAACCGGCGGCGCGGCTTTCGGCGCCCTCGCCCTTCGATTACGGCGATCTGACGAGGGTCCTCGTGGTGACCGACGTGGCGCGGGACGACCCCGACCAGATCGCCGCCGCCTTTCGGGCCCTGTTTGCCGCCGCCAGGGGCGGCGGGCTTGGACTTTTCACCGCGATCTCCCGCCTGCGCCAGACTTACGAGCGCCTGGCGCCGGCGCTGGAATCGGAGAACCTTCCGCTTTACGCCCAGCATGTGGATGCGATGGACACGACAACGCTGGTCGATGTTTTCCGCGCCGAGCACGATGCCTGCCTCCTGGGGACCGATGCGCTGCGCGATGGGATCGACGTGCCCGGGCCGTCCCTGCGCCTGATCGTATTCGACCGGGTACCCTGGCCACGCCCGGATGTCCTGCATCGTCACCGCCGCGCAGCCTTTGGCGGCGCGCGCTACGACGATGCGCTCGTGCGGCTGCGCCTGAAGCAGGCCTACGGCAGGCTGGTGCGGCGCAAGGACGACCGGGGCTGTTTCGTGCTGCTCGATTCGCGCATGCCTTCGCGGCTGGCCAGCGCCTTCCCCTCCTCGGTAGAGATCGAGCGCGTGGGCATCCGCGAGGCGGTGCGCATCGTGGCCGAGACGACGCATCCCGGCTGA
- the cysC gene encoding adenylyl-sulfate kinase, with amino-acid sequence MTKIHAVDQSAPEATLKTPDARSTREAASARLAGLLKIVIVGHVDHGKSTLVGRLFHDTGSLPEGKFEAIKAMCERRGMPFEWAFLMDALQAERDQGITIDTSQIWFKTRKRDYVIIDAPGHREFLKNMVSGAAASDAALLVIDAKEGVREQSRRHGYLLHLLGVRQVAVVVNKMDLVNYAEDRFKEVSREIREYLGGLGIEPSFVIPVSAREGDGVARVTDNMAWYDGPTTLEALDRFPASVPTVDQALRFPVQDVYKFDDRRIIAGRIESGRLHVGDEILFSPSNKTARIKSIEGWNNSAPILAASAGQSIGITLEEQLFIERGEIISHLEEPPMETNVFKAHLFWLGDKPVTVGKRYLMKLATARYTVEVQSIERVIDTADLSGAPAEQVERNAVAEVILRSRAQIALDDFPVNARTGRFVIIEDYDAVGGGIISMEDFPDQRPAAGIKSANIVSVEHRVSQSARDARNGHKPGILWFTGLSGAGKTTLALELENELFRKGYQVFVLDGDNLRYGLNGDLGFDPKDRAENIRRAGEVAGLFADAGTIVITSFISPYRADRRKARAVRPERFHEVYVKADLATCEGRDPKGLYKKARRGEIPKFTGIDAPYEAPEKAELVLDTTKFDIGECVGQLMDYVEVHFGSPAKVATGASAKYGASFSI; translated from the coding sequence ATGACAAAAATTCACGCTGTCGACCAATCGGCGCCCGAGGCCACGCTTAAAACGCCGGATGCCAGGAGCACGCGCGAGGCCGCGTCCGCCCGGCTCGCCGGGCTTCTCAAGATCGTTATCGTGGGCCATGTGGACCATGGCAAGTCGACCCTGGTGGGGCGGCTTTTCCATGACACGGGCTCGCTGCCGGAAGGCAAGTTCGAGGCGATCAAGGCGATGTGCGAACGTCGCGGCATGCCGTTTGAATGGGCTTTCCTGATGGACGCGCTGCAGGCGGAGCGCGATCAGGGCATCACCATCGATACTTCGCAGATCTGGTTCAAGACGCGCAAGCGTGATTATGTCATCATCGACGCGCCGGGCCACCGCGAGTTTCTCAAGAACATGGTCAGTGGCGCGGCGGCCAGTGATGCCGCGCTTCTGGTCATCGACGCGAAAGAGGGCGTGCGCGAACAATCCCGGCGCCACGGTTATCTGCTGCATCTTCTGGGCGTGCGTCAGGTCGCGGTCGTGGTCAACAAGATGGACCTCGTCAATTACGCGGAAGATCGGTTCAAGGAAGTCTCACGTGAGATCCGCGAATATCTTGGCGGGTTGGGGATCGAGCCATCCTTCGTTATCCCCGTCTCGGCGCGCGAAGGCGATGGTGTGGCACGGGTGACCGACAATATGGCCTGGTATGACGGCCCCACCACGCTCGAAGCGCTCGACCGCTTCCCGGCCTCGGTGCCGACCGTGGATCAGGCGCTGCGCTTTCCCGTCCAGGACGTCTACAAATTCGACGATCGGCGTATCATCGCCGGCCGGATTGAAAGCGGGCGACTTCACGTCGGAGACGAAATCCTGTTTTCACCGTCCAACAAGACGGCACGGATCAAGTCCATTGAAGGCTGGAACAACAGCGCGCCCATCCTGGCCGCCTCTGCCGGACAGTCGATCGGGATCACGCTTGAAGAACAGCTTTTTATCGAGCGGGGCGAGATCATCAGCCATCTCGAAGAGCCGCCCATGGAAACCAACGTTTTCAAGGCGCATCTTTTCTGGCTGGGCGACAAGCCGGTAACCGTCGGCAAGCGTTATCTGATGAAGCTGGCCACGGCACGCTATACGGTCGAAGTGCAGTCGATCGAGCGGGTGATCGACACGGCCGACCTCTCGGGCGCACCGGCGGAACAGGTGGAACGCAACGCCGTGGCCGAGGTGATCCTGCGCTCGCGTGCCCAGATCGCACTGGACGATTTTCCGGTCAATGCGAGAACCGGCAGGTTCGTGATCATCGAGGATTACGACGCTGTCGGCGGCGGCATCATCAGCATGGAGGATTTCCCCGACCAGCGCCCGGCGGCCGGGATCAAATCGGCGAACATCGTCAGCGTGGAGCACCGCGTGAGCCAGTCGGCGCGGGATGCCCGCAACGGTCACAAGCCCGGAATCCTTTGGTTTACGGGGCTTTCAGGCGCGGGCAAGACGACTCTCGCCCTCGAGCTGGAGAATGAGCTGTTCCGCAAGGGCTATCAGGTCTTCGTGCTGGACGGCGACAATCTGCGCTACGGACTCAATGGTGATCTCGGCTTCGACCCGAAGGACCGGGCCGAAAACATCCGCCGCGCGGGTGAGGTGGCCGGGTTGTTCGCGGATGCCGGCACCATCGTCATCACCTCGTTCATTTCTCCCTACCGGGCGGATCGCCGGAAGGCACGCGCGGTCCGGCCCGAACGGTTCCACGAGGTCTATGTGAAAGCCGATCTCGCGACCTGTGAAGGCCGGGACCCGAAGGGTCTCTACAAAAAGGCGCGGCGTGGCGAAATCCCCAAATTCACCGGCATCGACGCACCCTACGAGGCGCCCGAGAAGGCGGAGCTGGTGCTCGATACCACCAAGTTCGATATTGGTGAATGCGTGGGCCAGCTCATGGATTATGTCGAGGTGCATTTCGGCTCGCCGGCAAAGGTGGCGACCGGGGCCAGCGCGAAATACGGCGCCAGCTTCAGTATCTAG